From a region of the Sporosarcina ureilytica genome:
- the rnhC gene encoding ribonuclease HIII yields MSNQVLKLNEKKITELITTYTSAKVVRNAPGVRFAAKTSDTAITVYNSGKVLFQGGGASREASRWGNVENKKTTEKSSPKGDTLPANLSMLSVVGSDETGTGDFFGPVTVAACYVPADKIELVRELGVKDSKQLTDDLMRQIAPDLEATLVHSVLTVSNPKYNEIQQQGNSQGKIKALLHNQALKHVLRKMADEKPDYILVDQFAQRGVYYNYLKDEPEVIRENLVLSTKAEGLHVSVAAASIIARVAFLKEMDRLSELSGFQLPKGAGPKVDQVAAKILLKHGEATLKTMTKWHFANREKAMKLVSSKKR; encoded by the coding sequence ATGTCCAACCAAGTATTAAAATTAAACGAGAAAAAAATCACTGAATTAATTACAACCTATACAAGCGCGAAAGTTGTTCGGAATGCCCCCGGCGTAAGATTTGCAGCTAAAACTTCAGATACCGCCATTACGGTGTATAACTCAGGTAAAGTTTTATTTCAAGGAGGAGGAGCAAGCCGCGAAGCAAGCCGTTGGGGGAATGTTGAAAATAAAAAAACGACCGAAAAATCAAGTCCAAAAGGTGATACATTGCCAGCTAATTTAAGCATGCTATCTGTTGTAGGATCAGATGAGACAGGTACAGGAGATTTTTTCGGTCCAGTCACAGTTGCAGCTTGCTATGTGCCAGCAGACAAAATTGAACTTGTTCGTGAGCTAGGCGTCAAAGATTCCAAGCAATTAACCGATGACCTTATGCGACAAATCGCACCTGACTTGGAAGCGACACTTGTCCATAGCGTCTTAACGGTATCTAACCCGAAATATAATGAAATTCAACAACAAGGCAACTCTCAAGGAAAGATTAAAGCGCTATTACATAACCAGGCACTCAAACATGTGCTTCGGAAAATGGCAGATGAAAAACCCGACTATATTTTAGTCGACCAATTTGCACAACGCGGGGTTTATTACAACTATTTGAAGGATGAACCTGAAGTCATTCGAGAAAATCTTGTTCTCTCGACAAAAGCTGAAGGTCTACATGTTTCCGTTGCAGCCGCCTCTATTATAGCCCGTGTCGCCTTTCTAAAAGAGATGGACAGATTAAGCGAACTTTCCGGCTTTCAACTTCCAAAAGGCGCAGGGCCAAAAGTTGATCAAGTCGCTGCAAAAATACTATTGAAACACGGTGAAGCCACTTTAAAAACGATGACGAAATGGCATTTTGCGAATCGGGAAAAAGCGATGAAACTCGTTTCAAGTAAAAAAAGATAA
- a CDS encoding spore germination protein: MSNSENKQNSSEEKPTKSNGNSLSNDLLSNLNELKTVFSYPTNNALKIRHLFLPLYNQNITVLYIEGTVDIHLIDTTILEPLFTKSDGPLPNIDFVSLLMTTILPTADAKLISTVNEVQQSLVNGNTVILVDNEACAISVGTVKFENRSVSEPSTETTIIGPKAAFNESAAINRSLLRKQIRNPDFLCDTVTIGKQSEQQISIMYLKNIADSHIIEDIKKRLKKIETDSILTLSQVEQYIEERSYSLIPSTLMTERPDRAASFILEGHIVLIMENSPTALIAPTTFWSFFHTVEDQYLRMPYGNFLRIIRIAALFIALLLPALYIAVTTFHTGMIPTDLMLAIAATRERIPFPVIVEIIIMEVSFEILREAGVRVPSTLGPTIGIVGALILGQAAVEANLVSPILVVIVALTGLSSFTIPDVSLNIAIRMLRFVFLFVASLFGFIGIAVVAAFLTAYLVSMKSFGVPFFAPLSPHYPSSKDLVMRPPIWKQWIRPQSMSPKQKVRAPKPKGDGNNDEN; encoded by the coding sequence ATGTCTAACTCTGAAAACAAACAAAATTCAAGTGAAGAAAAACCAACTAAATCGAATGGAAATTCATTATCAAATGATTTATTATCCAATCTTAATGAATTAAAAACAGTCTTTTCTTACCCGACAAACAATGCCTTAAAAATTCGGCATCTTTTTCTTCCTTTGTATAATCAAAATATTACCGTACTCTATATTGAGGGTACCGTTGATATTCACCTTATTGATACAACCATTTTAGAACCTTTATTTACAAAATCGGATGGTCCACTTCCGAATATCGACTTTGTATCTTTGCTAATGACAACAATTCTACCAACTGCAGATGCGAAACTCATTTCAACAGTTAATGAAGTACAGCAAAGCTTAGTTAATGGCAACACGGTTATCCTTGTAGACAATGAAGCTTGTGCAATTTCAGTCGGGACCGTCAAATTTGAAAATCGTTCTGTTTCGGAACCATCAACTGAAACGACGATTATCGGACCCAAAGCTGCATTTAACGAATCAGCAGCGATAAATCGTTCCCTCTTACGCAAACAAATTCGAAATCCTGACTTCTTATGCGATACAGTAACGATTGGTAAACAATCCGAACAACAAATTTCCATCATGTATTTAAAAAACATTGCGGATAGTCATATTATAGAAGATATAAAAAAAAGATTAAAAAAAATTGAAACAGATTCAATTTTGACTCTATCTCAAGTTGAGCAGTATATCGAAGAAAGGTCTTATTCTCTTATCCCATCGACATTAATGACTGAACGGCCAGACCGTGCTGCATCTTTTATATTGGAAGGACATATTGTCTTAATTATGGAGAATTCTCCGACTGCACTTATTGCACCGACCACGTTTTGGTCATTTTTCCATACCGTGGAAGACCAATATTTACGTATGCCATATGGAAACTTTCTTCGCATCATACGTATAGCTGCTCTTTTTATAGCCCTACTATTGCCTGCGCTTTATATTGCGGTGACAACTTTTCATACCGGAATGATTCCGACTGATTTAATGCTTGCAATTGCAGCAACGAGGGAAAGAATCCCTTTTCCCGTTATCGTTGAAATCATAATCATGGAAGTATCATTTGAAATTTTACGTGAAGCAGGCGTACGTGTCCCAAGTACACTTGGTCCAACAATCGGAATCGTGGGTGCACTTATTCTTGGACAAGCCGCTGTAGAAGCGAATCTCGTCAGCCCTATACTGGTCGTTATTGTAGCACTTACCGGGCTATCTTCTTTTACGATTCCTGACGTAAGCTTGAACATTGCCATTAGGATGTTACGCTTCGTTTTTTTATTTGTTGCTTCTTTATTTGGTTTTATCGGTATTGCGGTTGTCGCTGCTTTTCTAACGGCATATCTCGTTTCAATGAAGTCGTTTGGCGTACCCTTTTTCGCACCACTCTCGCCACATTACCCATCCTCTAAAGATTTAGTGATGCGGCCGCCTATTTGGAAACAGTGGATCAGGCCGCAGTCCATGTCACCTAAACAAAAGGTAAGGGCACCAAAACCGAAAGGCGATGGAAACAATGATGAAAATTAA
- the pheS gene encoding phenylalanine--tRNA ligase subunit alpha, protein MEERLNELKEEVLAKIQEASNTKALNDVRVAYLGRKGPITDLLKGMGKLPPEERPKMGALVNVIRESVTEVLEARMAKLEEEAINAQLEKESIDVTLPGRPIKTGNHHPLTRVVEEIEDFFLSMGYEIAEGPEVEKDYYNFEALNLPKGHPARDMQDSFYISEEILLRTHTSPVQARTMEVKKGEPIKVICPGKVYRRDSDDATHSHQFTQIEGLVVGENIRMSDLKGTLSLFAKEMFGNDREIRLRPSFFPFTEPSVEMDISCFKCGGDGCNVCKKTGWIEILGAGMVHPNVLEMAGYDSSVMTGFAFGMGPERIAMLKYGVEDIRHFYTNDVRFISQFHRTEA, encoded by the coding sequence ATGGAAGAACGATTAAATGAATTGAAAGAAGAAGTACTTGCTAAAATTCAAGAGGCTAGTAACACAAAAGCTTTAAATGATGTCCGTGTTGCTTATTTAGGGCGAAAAGGTCCGATTACTGACTTATTAAAGGGAATGGGGAAATTACCACCTGAAGAACGTCCAAAAATGGGCGCACTTGTGAATGTCATCCGTGAATCAGTAACAGAAGTTTTAGAAGCACGCATGGCTAAGCTCGAAGAAGAAGCAATTAATGCACAGCTAGAAAAAGAGTCGATTGACGTGACACTTCCAGGGCGTCCTATAAAAACAGGAAATCATCACCCGCTTACACGTGTTGTAGAAGAAATTGAAGATTTCTTTTTAAGCATGGGGTATGAAATTGCAGAGGGACCAGAAGTTGAAAAGGATTATTATAACTTCGAAGCACTTAATTTACCGAAAGGGCATCCAGCTCGCGATATGCAAGACTCTTTCTATATTTCTGAAGAGATTCTCTTACGTACACATACATCACCTGTTCAAGCGCGCACGATGGAAGTGAAAAAAGGAGAACCTATTAAAGTCATCTGTCCAGGAAAAGTTTATCGCCGGGATAGTGATGATGCGACGCACTCTCATCAATTTACGCAAATTGAAGGACTCGTTGTTGGTGAAAACATTCGCATGAGTGATTTGAAAGGAACACTTTCTTTATTTGCAAAAGAAATGTTTGGCAACGACCGTGAGATTCGTCTACGTCCAAGTTTCTTCCCGTTCACAGAACCGTCTGTTGAAATGGATATTTCCTGCTTTAAATGTGGTGGAGATGGATGTAATGTTTGTAAGAAGACAGGCTGGATTGAAATCTTAGGTGCTGGTATGGTTCATCCGAATGTTTTAGAAATGGCTGGCTATGATTCTTCAGTTATGACTGGCTTTGCATTTGGGATGGGACCTGAACGAATTGCGATGTTGAAATATGGTGTAGAAGACATTCGTCATTTCTACACGAATGACGTAAGGTTTATTTCACAATTTCACCGGACAGAAGCATAA
- a CDS encoding GerAB/ArcD/ProY family transporter — protein sequence MMKIKDEKIGTREYFSMILLTIGMKVTDSTPAYLFQQGGNATWLMPFFQLIIVGIPFLLLLSLIKKYQRGLVDLIFHLSGRIFGSFICFILFFLLFLAITIRSKSYVSITNTLFYQKTSIVLLTFALLFTSFFIAKRGLKAIANVSWLILPVFQITLLTLLVVVWKDINWLRLFPLAGPGLGTLLKESFNHSFILGEFILLAAFFPYVRTYRNFQLSSLLGLGVTIVKLMVFLATYMMVFDYPSTKRMAYPHQELTRIAEFGPSLTHVEGAFFYFWIFASLFKFAIYLYLLAFFLGGAIQFKKFEKLLVPLVGLLALSSLLPENTYTLTPFRGILFKIGSWITIGLPFLLWTLSKWRGGEQNKETNNATA from the coding sequence ATGATGAAAATTAAAGATGAAAAAATAGGAACACGGGAATATTTCTCCATGATTTTGCTGACTATCGGTATGAAAGTCACAGATTCAACACCTGCCTACCTTTTTCAACAGGGGGGAAATGCCACGTGGCTCATGCCTTTTTTTCAGTTAATCATAGTCGGTATTCCCTTTTTATTATTATTATCGTTAATTAAAAAATACCAAAGAGGGTTAGTCGACCTTATTTTTCATCTTTCGGGGAGAATTTTTGGCTCATTCATTTGTTTCATCCTATTTTTTCTATTGTTTTTAGCAATCACCATTAGAAGTAAAAGTTATGTATCAATTACAAATACACTTTTTTACCAAAAAACATCGATTGTCTTGTTAACCTTTGCTTTGTTATTCACCAGTTTCTTTATTGCCAAACGTGGACTAAAAGCAATCGCCAATGTTTCTTGGCTGATTTTACCAGTATTCCAAATCACGCTACTTACTTTACTTGTCGTCGTTTGGAAAGACATTAATTGGTTGAGGTTATTTCCATTAGCAGGACCTGGCCTAGGGACACTACTAAAGGAAAGTTTTAATCACAGTTTTATACTTGGGGAATTTATTCTACTTGCAGCTTTCTTCCCTTATGTCCGGACTTACAGAAACTTTCAACTATCTTCCCTTCTTGGTTTGGGAGTCACAATCGTCAAGTTGATGGTGTTTCTTGCGACTTATATGATGGTGTTTGACTATCCTTCCACAAAACGCATGGCCTATCCACATCAAGAACTAACGAGAATCGCCGAGTTTGGACCAAGTCTCACACACGTAGAAGGAGCATTTTTCTATTTTTGGATCTTTGCATCGCTTTTTAAATTTGCGATTTACTTATATTTATTAGCATTTTTTTTAGGTGGCGCGATCCAGTTTAAAAAATTCGAAAAGCTACTCGTACCTTTAGTCGGCCTTCTAGCCCTTAGCAGTTTATTACCAGAAAACACATATACCTTAACTCCTTTTCGAGGTATCTTGTTTAAAATTGGTTCGTGGATAACTATAGGGCTCCCTTTCTTGCTATGGACTTTAAGTAAATGGAGAGGAGGAGAGCAAAATAAAGAAACGAATAACGCTACTGCTTAG
- the pheT gene encoding phenylalanine--tRNA ligase subunit beta, with protein sequence MLVSTKWLKEYVNIDEIPVEELAEIITRSGIEVDGLIDRSQGMTNVVVGHVLECSKHPEADKLSICQVDVGEETTQIICGAPNVTAGQKVIVARPGAVLPGDFKIKKAKLRGEESNGMICSLQELAIEGKLVPKEYAEGIYVLPEDAVVGSNALELLDLNDTVLEFDLTPNRSDALSMLGVAYEVAAILSQEVKLPEINYETSSEKAEELLKLRIDAKEENPMYVAKVIKNVKIAESPLWLQNRLIASGIRPHNNVVDVTNYILLEYGQPLHAFDYDRLETGEIVVRLANEGEKITTLDETERTLKSHQLVITNGQEPVAIAGVMGGANSEVHDGTTTVVIESAYFQPATVRRTSKEHGLHSDASTRFEKGVDPERVEAAAERAAQLIAELAGGDVLEGSVVIDELDKTPVQITISPDYINNRLGMKISLEEMMSILNRLKFGVEAINGKLVIDAPTRRQDIRIKEDIIEEIARMYGYDHIPMTLPVTESTPGGLTPYQEKRRTVKAFLEGAGLYESLTYSLTSEKSAHKYALETAPTTKLLMPISEERSVLRQSIIPHLLEVATYNVARRNDSVALYEISSVFLDEEEDGLPKEVAHVAAVMTGKWVDHAWQAETKKVDFFVLKGIVEGMMEKLGLTEGLSFETAVLDGMHPGRTANIYLNNKRIGFLGQLHPTVQNDRDLKDTYVMEMNFDKILSLDVGELLYTPVPRFPSITRDIALVVSSETSASTLERVIQRAGGKLLKNVKLFDLYEGDNVESGKKSIAFSLTYQDPERTLTDEEVVKAHDKVLAALTSEAGALLRG encoded by the coding sequence ATGTTAGTTTCAACAAAATGGCTAAAAGAGTATGTCAATATAGATGAAATTCCAGTTGAAGAACTGGCAGAAATAATTACGCGCTCAGGAATTGAAGTAGACGGACTAATTGACCGTTCACAAGGCATGACAAATGTGGTTGTGGGGCATGTCTTAGAATGTTCAAAACATCCTGAAGCAGATAAATTAAGCATTTGTCAAGTGGATGTAGGAGAAGAAACTACACAAATTATTTGTGGAGCGCCAAACGTTACAGCAGGACAAAAAGTGATCGTAGCTCGTCCAGGTGCTGTCTTACCAGGTGATTTTAAGATTAAAAAAGCAAAACTTCGCGGAGAAGAATCGAATGGAATGATTTGTTCACTTCAAGAACTAGCAATTGAAGGTAAACTTGTGCCCAAAGAGTATGCGGAAGGAATTTACGTGCTACCTGAAGATGCAGTCGTTGGTTCAAATGCGTTAGAATTATTAGATCTAAATGATACAGTGCTTGAATTTGATTTGACGCCGAATCGTTCTGATGCTTTGAGTATGCTAGGTGTTGCATATGAAGTGGCAGCAATTTTATCACAAGAAGTGAAGCTTCCGGAAATTAATTACGAAACGTCTTCAGAAAAAGCTGAGGAGCTTTTAAAGCTACGTATTGATGCAAAAGAAGAAAATCCGATGTATGTTGCAAAGGTCATTAAGAATGTCAAGATTGCTGAATCACCATTATGGCTTCAAAATCGTCTTATTGCGTCAGGCATCCGTCCACATAATAACGTAGTCGATGTCACGAACTATATTTTATTGGAATATGGCCAACCTCTTCACGCATTCGACTATGACCGTTTAGAGACGGGGGAAATCGTCGTACGTCTTGCGAATGAAGGAGAAAAAATTACGACGCTTGACGAAACAGAACGTACGTTAAAATCACATCAACTTGTGATTACAAACGGTCAAGAACCTGTTGCAATTGCTGGTGTAATGGGTGGCGCAAATTCAGAAGTACATGACGGAACGACAACGGTAGTTATTGAATCTGCTTACTTCCAACCGGCGACTGTCCGTCGTACTTCGAAAGAACACGGTTTACACAGTGATGCAAGTACACGATTTGAAAAGGGCGTTGACCCAGAACGTGTAGAAGCGGCGGCAGAACGTGCTGCACAACTGATTGCTGAATTAGCTGGTGGAGACGTACTAGAAGGTTCAGTAGTGATTGATGAACTGGATAAAACACCAGTTCAAATTACGATATCACCTGACTATATTAACAATCGACTTGGGATGAAAATTTCTCTTGAAGAGATGATGTCAATTTTAAATCGTTTGAAATTTGGTGTAGAAGCCATCAACGGAAAACTTGTGATTGATGCACCGACGCGCAGACAAGATATCCGCATTAAAGAAGACATTATCGAAGAAATTGCAAGAATGTATGGCTATGATCATATTCCAATGACATTGCCAGTAACTGAATCAACGCCGGGTGGACTGACACCTTACCAAGAAAAACGCAGAACAGTCAAAGCATTCCTAGAAGGTGCTGGTCTTTATGAATCCCTGACGTATTCATTGACATCTGAAAAGTCAGCGCATAAATACGCACTGGAAACAGCGCCGACAACTAAACTGTTAATGCCAATTAGTGAAGAACGTAGTGTCTTACGACAAAGTATTATTCCACATTTATTAGAAGTCGCAACATACAATGTCGCACGCCGAAATGATTCTGTAGCGCTATATGAAATTAGTTCAGTATTCCTTGATGAAGAAGAAGACGGATTGCCGAAAGAAGTTGCGCATGTCGCTGCGGTTATGACTGGAAAATGGGTAGACCATGCTTGGCAAGCTGAAACGAAAAAAGTTGATTTCTTCGTGCTAAAAGGAATTGTCGAAGGCATGATGGAAAAGCTTGGGTTAACGGAAGGGCTCTCATTCGAAACTGCAGTGCTTGATGGTATGCATCCTGGACGTACGGCGAATATTTACTTAAATAACAAACGCATCGGTTTCCTTGGTCAATTACATCCTACTGTACAAAACGACCGTGACTTAAAAGATACGTATGTTATGGAAATGAATTTTGATAAGATTTTATCGTTGGATGTGGGTGAACTTCTATATACGCCAGTTCCGCGTTTCCCATCTATTACGAGAGATATTGCATTAGTCGTTTCAAGTGAAACATCAGCAAGTACACTTGAAAGAGTGATTCAACGTGCAGGTGGTAAATTGCTGAAAAACGTGAAGCTGTTTGATTTGTATGAAGGGGATAATGTTGAGAGTGGTAAGAAATCTATTGCATTCTCTTTAACTTATCAAGATCCAGAAAGAACGTTAACTGATGAAGAGGTAGTCAAGGCACATGACAAAGTACTCGCAGCCCTCACATCAGAAGCGGGCGCTTTATTAAGAGGATAA
- the sspI gene encoding small acid-soluble spore protein SspI: MNFQIRDAITTNMTNNSAEQVRNVVEDAIQRGEEHLLPGLGVFFEKLWNHAGEQEKAKMADELAQVFAAS; the protein is encoded by the coding sequence ATGAATTTTCAAATACGAGATGCCATTACTACGAATATGACTAATAACTCAGCAGAACAAGTTCGTAATGTCGTCGAAGATGCAATTCAACGTGGAGAGGAACACTTACTACCAGGACTAGGCGTGTTTTTCGAAAAACTTTGGAACCATGCAGGCGAGCAAGAAAAAGCAAAAATGGCTGATGAATTAGCCCAAGTATTTGCAGCGAGCTAA
- the purU gene encoding formyltetrahydrofolate deformylase translates to MLNREIDHIKSQQIKRNENQGRLLVSCPDKPGIVSVLSTFLHQQGANIIESSQYTSDPQNGTFFIRIEFHCEDLVAKSARLEKDFEEIAKIHSMDFRLAYGSERKRSAIYVSKETHCLMELLWEWQSGDLDTEIVVVISNHEEARNMVEALGIPFYYIPANKDIRQQVEAEQIQLMEKYDVDLLILARYMQILTPNFVSRFANRIINIHHSFLPAFIGAGPYERAYDRGVKLIGATSHYVTNDLDEGPIIEQDVVRVDHRDHVADLKKIGSQVERSVLVKAVKWHLEDRIIVQDNKTIVFH, encoded by the coding sequence ATGTTAAATCGAGAAATAGATCATATAAAATCCCAACAAATTAAAAGAAATGAAAATCAAGGCCGATTATTGGTCAGTTGTCCAGACAAGCCAGGGATTGTTTCTGTATTGTCGACGTTTTTGCATCAGCAAGGGGCGAATATTATTGAATCAAGTCAGTACACAAGTGATCCACAGAATGGTACCTTTTTCATTCGTATCGAATTTCACTGCGAGGATTTAGTGGCAAAATCAGCACGTCTTGAAAAAGACTTTGAAGAGATAGCTAAGATTCATTCAATGGACTTCCGGCTTGCCTATGGGAGTGAACGAAAACGTTCGGCGATTTATGTTTCTAAAGAAACGCATTGTTTGATGGAGTTATTATGGGAATGGCAAAGTGGGGACTTGGATACGGAAATTGTTGTTGTCATTAGTAACCACGAGGAAGCACGGAATATGGTTGAAGCTTTAGGAATTCCTTTTTATTACATTCCTGCGAATAAAGATATCCGACAACAAGTCGAGGCTGAGCAAATTCAACTTATGGAAAAATATGACGTTGATTTGCTAATTCTTGCAAGATATATGCAAATCTTAACGCCTAATTTTGTTAGTCGTTTTGCAAATCGGATTATTAATATTCACCACTCTTTCTTGCCGGCATTTATCGGTGCAGGGCCATACGAGCGTGCGTATGACAGAGGTGTGAAATTAATTGGGGCGACGTCTCACTATGTAACGAATGATCTTGATGAAGGTCCTATTATTGAGCAGGATGTTGTACGTGTAGACCATCGGGACCATGTGGCTGATTTGAAGAAAATCGGAAGCCAAGTTGAGCGAAGTGTCCTTGTGAAAGCAGTTAAATGGCATCTTGAGGACCGGATTATTGTTCAAGATAATAAAACGATTGTGTTCCACTAA
- a CDS encoding small multi-drug export protein, translating to MIEYLLVFLGAAIPWLEIALVIPLGIISGLSPFWVMVTAFTGNLLTVLLVIIGFQRVKEWVESRRKNSKKEPSKRTERGKRIWNKYGMPGVALLGPFVIGTHISAFIGLLFGANKANVTFWMVVSIALWTLVFGILTAMGFDFFVVRNASAN from the coding sequence ATGATTGAATATTTATTAGTTTTTTTAGGAGCTGCGATTCCCTGGTTAGAAATTGCCCTTGTGATTCCTTTGGGAATCATTAGTGGGCTTTCACCATTTTGGGTAATGGTCACCGCGTTTACCGGTAATTTACTGACAGTATTGCTCGTGATTATTGGTTTTCAAAGAGTAAAAGAGTGGGTTGAAAGCAGAAGAAAGAACAGTAAAAAAGAGCCGTCCAAAAGAACAGAACGAGGCAAACGAATTTGGAATAAATACGGAATGCCAGGCGTAGCCCTCCTCGGTCCGTTTGTAATTGGAACACATATTTCCGCATTTATCGGATTGTTATTCGGAGCAAATAAAGCAAATGTAACATTTTGGATGGTTGTCAGCATCGCACTTTGGACACTTGTTTTTGGTATTCTTACAGCAATGGGCTTTGATTTTTTTGTTGTCAGGAACGCCAGTGCAAATTAA
- a CDS encoding Ger(x)C family spore germination protein: MKKRITLLLSLFSVLLLSSCGDKLELEQYAYVVVIGLDINEDDERLIDVTFQIANPQVGSSSAGEAPNEPASDIVTFTTSDLLSAKELANSVITRELNFDHLKTIIVGEKLAKNELFHHTIASAMFDPQMRLENSLIVSKEKAQEFIQANKPELETRPHKYYFYMEQRWINTGLVPISDLNRYFQRMSGELFLANYATADKNEKLKWNEDDYIAGQIPQKSGDPVQMIGAAVFKNGKMVGVLTGEETRMALFLRTKSLSHFITQSFPDPINDDYRISVQIMMNGKTKVKLDLKTDLPKVNVTVPVKVQVFSNNSLANYTTNLRNQQKLKQAIKEDLEKSAMDLIKKTQEEFRSEPFSWYLNARQQFWTIDEYYKYNWVEKYANAIVHVEFDVIIESLGPQIKPEVIKDKGKD, encoded by the coding sequence ATAAAGAAACGAATAACGCTACTGCTTAGTCTATTTTCTGTTCTCCTTCTTTCAAGTTGTGGGGATAAACTCGAACTTGAACAGTATGCATATGTAGTTGTGATTGGGCTTGATATAAATGAAGATGACGAACGCTTGATTGACGTCACCTTTCAAATTGCCAACCCGCAAGTTGGTTCATCATCCGCAGGAGAAGCACCAAACGAACCGGCTAGTGATATTGTAACCTTTACAACATCTGATTTATTGTCAGCAAAAGAGTTAGCAAATAGTGTGATCACTAGAGAATTAAACTTCGACCATTTAAAAACGATTATTGTAGGAGAAAAGTTAGCAAAAAATGAACTGTTTCATCATACGATTGCTTCCGCGATGTTTGACCCACAAATGAGGTTAGAAAACTCTCTAATTGTAAGTAAAGAAAAAGCACAAGAATTTATTCAAGCGAATAAACCCGAGCTTGAAACACGTCCACATAAATATTACTTTTATATGGAGCAAAGATGGATAAACACGGGATTGGTCCCTATTTCTGATTTAAATCGTTATTTTCAGCGAATGTCTGGCGAATTATTCCTGGCGAACTACGCAACAGCTGATAAAAATGAAAAACTAAAGTGGAATGAGGACGACTATATTGCAGGACAAATTCCCCAAAAGTCTGGAGACCCTGTGCAAATGATAGGGGCGGCAGTTTTCAAAAACGGGAAAATGGTCGGCGTATTAACAGGCGAAGAAACGCGAATGGCCCTATTTCTAAGAACAAAATCACTTTCTCACTTTATCACCCAATCATTCCCTGACCCCATTAATGACGACTATCGAATCTCTGTCCAAATTATGATGAACGGGAAGACAAAAGTGAAACTCGATCTTAAAACTGACTTGCCTAAAGTAAATGTTACTGTTCCAGTGAAAGTACAAGTTTTTTCAAATAATAGTTTAGCAAATTACACAACAAACTTAAGGAACCAACAAAAGCTAAAACAGGCCATTAAAGAGGATTTAGAAAAAAGCGCGATGGACCTTATCAAAAAAACACAAGAAGAATTTCGTAGTGAACCTTTTTCGTGGTATTTAAACGCACGTCAACAATTTTGGACGATTGATGAATATTACAAATATAATTGGGTAGAAAAATATGCAAATGCAATCGTACACGTAGAATTTGATGTAATTATCGAAAGTCTAGGCCCTCAAATAAAGCCTGAAGTGATTAAAGACAAAGGAAAGGACTGA
- a CDS encoding TrmH family RNA methyltransferase, translated as MKRIESIQNALVKHWKKLVQTRKERDKSKEFIVEGFHLVEEALKTENAVLTLMKREDVELPENWNIENVVVNEITRAVAKEISETEQSQGVYAHCRQPEYTEASYRNWKKLLFIDAVQDPGNVGTMIRTADAAGMSAVIIGKGSADPFNPKTVRSAQGSHFNIPVVRGDLTEWIQKAKENDIKVIGTSLEESVLYKEVQPSGKFALIVGNEGSGMSPELLAQTDTNVRIPIHGKAESLNVAVATGILLYAYSEE; from the coding sequence ATGAAACGAATCGAATCAATTCAAAATGCACTCGTGAAACATTGGAAAAAACTTGTTCAGACTCGAAAAGAACGTGATAAATCAAAGGAGTTTATCGTAGAAGGTTTTCATCTAGTGGAAGAGGCATTGAAAACTGAAAATGCTGTATTGACATTAATGAAGCGAGAAGATGTCGAACTCCCGGAAAACTGGAATATAGAAAATGTTGTTGTGAATGAAATAACAAGAGCAGTTGCAAAGGAAATTTCGGAAACGGAGCAATCTCAAGGCGTTTATGCGCATTGTCGTCAACCGGAATATACAGAAGCCTCTTATAGAAATTGGAAAAAGCTTCTGTTTATCGATGCAGTGCAAGATCCAGGAAATGTAGGCACAATGATTCGAACAGCCGACGCTGCCGGAATGTCCGCTGTGATTATAGGAAAAGGCTCAGCGGATCCATTTAATCCGAAGACAGTTCGTTCTGCACAAGGTTCTCATTTCAATATTCCAGTAGTGAGAGGAGATTTAACGGAATGGATTCAAAAAGCAAAAGAAAATGACATTAAAGTCATTGGCACAAGCTTGGAAGAGTCTGTTTTATATAAAGAGGTACAACCGAGTGGAAAATTTGCACTGATTGTTGGAAACGAGGGCAGTGGGATGAGTCCAGAACTCCTCGCACAAACAGATACAAATGTCAGAATTCCAATTCACGGAAAAGCAGAATCTTTAAACGTTGCTGTCGCGACGGGCATTCTTCTATATGCATATTCGGAAGAATAA